The genomic region CTCGAGCCCCAGGTAAAGCCGCAGGACAAAAAGCCCAGGACGAGCAGCGCGGGGCGGCAGATCCTGCCGTTTTTTCGAAGATTCATGTGACCTCTTTTTTTTATCAGCCTGCAGCAACTATATCTTCTGGTTCCCAAGCTCCAGCTTGGGAACCCTCAGTCGTGCCACCGCTTGTGTACTTTACAAAAGGAAGCGAAGCCTCCAGTTGCCTATGCGTCCCCAAGCTTGAGATTGAGGACGAGGATACGGGGCCGCACTGGTGCGGCCCCGGCTTCCCAGCTGTTATCGGGCGATGACGAATTCGTCCCGCCGGTTTTTTGCCCAGATCTCCTCGCCTTCCCCTTTGACCGCCGGTCTCTCCTCGCCGTAGCCCAGGACGGAAAGCTTCTCCGCGGGGAATCCCAGCGCCTGCAGGTACTTCTTCGCGCTCTGCGCGCGGCGCTCGCTCAGGGCGAGGTTGTAGTCGTCGGAACCGCGTTCGTCGCTGTGCCCTTCTATTCTCAGAGCCGCCTTCGGGGCTGCCTTCAGTTTTTCCAGGTTGGCGGCCAGGGTGGCGCGGGCCGTGTCGCTCAAGACGGTCGAGTCGAAATCGAAGTAGATGGCTTCCAGAGCGGAGGTCTGGGAAGCGCCTGCCTGGGGCGCTGCCTGCTGGGGCTGGCTCTGCGGCGGGATCGACCCGCTGGAGATGGCGCTGGCGGCGAGAGGGGCTGTTGCGGGCTCCGCCGTTGCAGCCTTTGCCGCCGGCTTTTCAGTAGCGGCGGCCGCAGCTGCGGTGGTCGCGGACTGGGCAATGGGCTGGTCCAGCTTCACGGACTGCTGTTTTGCGCATCCGCCGTAGATGAACATGCCGGCGCAAAGTACGGGGACAAGGAACTTCATATTGGTCTTATTGGTATTCATGCTTTTCTCCTGTGAAATGGATTTCTGGATGCACTAATCCGCAGAAGCGGCGCGCACTCCTCCCTTGGCAGTCGGCTGCGAACTTAAAAATCTGGCCAGCGGTGAGTCAGGCCCAGCGGATGGGGGGAGCCCGGGAAAGGTTGGGGAAATCGGGGGCGAGGCCGGTGCCGTTGAAGGCGGCCTGGAGATGGACGGCGTACCGGATGTCGGCGCGCGGCACAGCGAACTTGGCAGGGAGGGCGAAGAGGTCGAGTGACTTCTTCACTTCCTCCTGGCAGCTCTTGATCTGCTTCTCTATGAAGACCCGTTGGCTCGGTTTCGCGCGGTGCGGGCGTGAAAGGTCGGGCACGCGCATCCCCGTGAACGCGATGCAGATCACGGTGACGCAGGTGGCCAGAAGCAGCAGGCTTTTTTGGGTGAGGTGATTTTTGATCATAGACGATGTGCCGGCCGGGATTTCACTGGCAGACACGCCCTTATACCCCATTCCCTTTCAAAAAACAAGGAAACGGACTCTAAGTGGCTGAGTTACTTGATGCAGACGCGCCGCACTTCATGAATGTCCGTGAGCCCCTGGAAGCACTTCAGGATGCCGTCCTGCTTCAGCGTGGTCATGCCGTCGGCGATCGCCTGCTTCCGCAACTCCGCCACCTCGGCCTTCCCCTTGATGAGCGCCTTCATCTGGTCCCCGCAATCCAACAGCTCGTGCAGGCCGAGCCTCCCCTTGTACCCGGAGCCGTTGCACTTGGCGCACCCCTTGGCCCTGGAGAGCGTGATGGTGGCCGGGTCCATCCTGAGCGCCGCGAACTCCGCCTCGCCGTACTCGGCGACGATCTCCTGCAGCTCGTCCTCGGCGGGTCGGTAGCTTTCCTTGCAGCCGCTGCAGAGCCTGCGGGCCAGTCGCTGCGCCAGGATGCAGAGGAGCGCGTCGGAGAAGCTGAAGGGATCGAGCCCCATGTCGAGTAGCCTCGTCACCGTCTCCGGCGCCGAGTTGGTGTGCAGGGTCGAGAAGACCAGGTGGCCGGTAAGAGAGGATTCCACGCCTATAGAGGCGGTCTCCTCGTCGCGCATCTCCCCCACCATGATCACGTCGGGGTCGGCGCGCAGGAAGGCGCGCAGGGCGACTGCGAAAGTTAGGCCTATCTTCGCGTTCACCTGCACCTGCCTCAACCCCTTCTGCGTGATCTCGATCGGGTCCTCGGCGGTCCAGATCTTCGTCTGCGGGGTGTTGATCACCGAGACCGCGGAGTGGAGC from Citrifermentans bremense harbors:
- a CDS encoding OmpA family protein produces the protein MNTNKTNMKFLVPVLCAGMFIYGGCAKQQSVKLDQPIAQSATTAAAAAATEKPAAKAATAEPATAPLAASAISSGSIPPQSQPQQAAPQAGASQTSALEAIYFDFDSTVLSDTARATLAANLEKLKAAPKAALRIEGHSDERGSDDYNLALSERRAQSAKKYLQALGFPAEKLSVLGYGEERPAVKGEGEEIWAKNRRDEFVIAR